One genomic segment of Virgibacillus doumboii includes these proteins:
- the nagA gene encoding N-acetylglucosamine-6-phosphate deacetylase produces MTYFIKADHFLLENEKKTNGYLQVDNGKFGSFVDAVPENAAVVDWTGYTIAPGLFDTHIHGVNGHDIMDGTVEAVQGISESILPLGVTRFLPTTLTSSKEDLDRAISAVKNAVQQGLAGAQSEGIFLEGPYFTEKHKGAQNPGYFRDPDYTEFQGWQQLTDDSIVKIALAPEREGALEFIRSIRADGILASLAHTDASFDQCRHAIDAGARNFVHLFNGMSGLHHRKPGVVGAALTDGRAFAELICDGHHVHPDVAVHAARTKGEKLSLITDCMRAGLMPDGDYHLGEFPVVMKDGIARTETGSLAGSTLKLIDGVKNLYAWSGKPLYEIWHRASLSPAASLDRDDELGSIVDGKIADYVVIDENISIQAVAVAGELKYSND; encoded by the coding sequence ATGACATATTTTATTAAAGCGGATCATTTTTTACTTGAGAACGAAAAGAAAACGAATGGATATTTACAAGTGGACAATGGCAAATTTGGTTCGTTTGTTGATGCAGTGCCGGAAAATGCAGCTGTTGTTGACTGGACTGGCTATACGATTGCGCCGGGACTGTTTGATACCCATATTCACGGTGTTAATGGCCATGACATTATGGATGGCACGGTTGAAGCGGTTCAGGGAATATCAGAGTCAATCCTGCCACTTGGCGTTACACGGTTTTTGCCGACTACATTAACATCTTCTAAAGAAGATCTCGATAGGGCGATTTCCGCGGTAAAAAACGCTGTTCAACAAGGATTGGCCGGTGCTCAGTCGGAGGGGATTTTTTTAGAAGGTCCTTATTTCACGGAAAAACATAAAGGTGCACAAAATCCTGGTTATTTTCGTGATCCAGATTACACAGAATTTCAGGGCTGGCAACAGCTTACCGATGATTCGATTGTAAAAATTGCACTGGCACCGGAACGTGAAGGCGCTTTGGAGTTCATTCGTTCCATAAGGGCTGATGGTATTCTGGCGAGCCTGGCACATACAGATGCAAGTTTTGACCAATGCAGACATGCAATAGATGCCGGGGCGCGAAATTTTGTCCATTTATTTAATGGCATGTCTGGTCTGCACCATCGTAAACCAGGTGTTGTGGGAGCAGCTTTGACTGATGGACGTGCATTTGCTGAGTTAATTTGTGATGGTCATCATGTACATCCGGATGTGGCAGTACATGCTGCTCGTACAAAAGGTGAAAAGCTGTCATTGATAACGGACTGCATGCGGGCCGGATTAATGCCTGATGGTGACTATCATCTTGGTGAGTTTCCGGTTGTCATGAAAGATGGTATCGCAAGAACGGAAACCGGTTCACTGGCAGGCAGTACGCTGAAACTGATTGATGGTGTCAAAAATCTGTATGCATGGAGCGGAAAGCCATTGTATGAGATTTGGCACCGTGCTTCATTGTCACCGGCAGCAAGTCTTGACCGGGATGATGAGCTTGGCAGTATTGTCGATGGGAAAATTGCTGATTATGTTGTGATCGATGAGAACATTTCGATACAGGCTGTTGCCGTTGCAGGTGAACTGAAATACAGCAATGACTAA
- a CDS encoding hexose kinase: protein MILTVTLNPSVDISYTLNELSLDTVNRVTDVTKTAGGKGLNVSRVLQHLDEDVAASGFLGGSLGAFIRTEISEQGIEDFFVSIDGETRNCIAVLHEGQQTEILESGPVINKDEAVQFLDKFSAYVQKVDIVTISGSLPKGLENDFYARLLEIAKQYDTPVLLDTKGELLSHVLESKNKPFLIKPNQDELGDMLGEKVTNEVQIADALKSRQFTDIPWVVVTTGASGAFVKHNKDIYRVTTPKVDAVNPVGSGDSVIAGFASGLSRGFADEKFIKYGLAMGVLNAMEAKTGSINPEKKEWCMDQIRVEKIS from the coding sequence ATGATTTTAACCGTAACATTAAACCCCTCTGTTGATATAAGTTATACGCTTAATGAACTTTCCCTTGATACCGTGAACCGTGTTACTGATGTTACGAAAACGGCTGGTGGAAAAGGGCTGAACGTTTCCCGTGTATTACAGCACCTTGATGAAGATGTGGCTGCCTCGGGATTTCTGGGTGGAAGTTTAGGTGCGTTTATCCGAACGGAAATCTCCGAGCAGGGAATCGAGGATTTTTTTGTCAGTATTGATGGTGAAACTCGGAATTGTATTGCGGTGCTTCACGAGGGGCAACAGACAGAAATATTAGAGTCTGGTCCGGTGATTAATAAAGATGAGGCTGTGCAATTTTTGGATAAGTTTTCGGCGTATGTACAAAAAGTGGATATTGTAACGATTTCAGGGAGTTTGCCAAAGGGACTGGAGAATGATTTTTATGCTCGGCTTCTGGAAATAGCCAAACAGTATGATACACCTGTATTGCTTGATACAAAAGGTGAACTTCTTAGCCATGTGCTTGAAAGCAAAAATAAGCCTTTCTTAATCAAGCCGAACCAGGATGAACTCGGAGATATGCTCGGTGAAAAAGTGACGAACGAGGTTCAAATTGCTGATGCACTAAAATCGCGGCAATTCACGGATATTCCTTGGGTAGTAGTTACTACTGGGGCTTCGGGAGCTTTTGTGAAACACAATAAGGACATATACAGGGTGACAACGCCAAAAGTTGATGCAGTAAATCCGGTTGGTTCAGGGGACTCGGTTATTGCAGGCTTTGCCTCGGGATTGTCACGCGGGTTTGCGGATGAAAAGTTTATAAAATATGGACTGGCAATGGGTGTTCTCAATGCGATGGAAGCCAAAACCGGTTCGATAAACCCGGAGAAAAAAGAATGGTGCATGGACCAGATTCGTGTAGAAAAAATAAGCTAG
- a CDS encoding tagatose 1,6-diphosphate aldolase, with amino-acid sequence MKLTPGKKRGLELISDDDHVVLATAMDQRGSLGKMIKSFNDSISYEDGLSQFKEGVSEVLGNQSSSLLLDPEYGWSAASKLNDDIGLIMAYEKTGYDASEKGRLPNLVDDFAVQDLVEKGASALKLLVYYDHKEEEKYNTIKKAFIKRVGDECKQNDLLFILEPVSYSAEGFGSKSAEFAKKKPEIVEYFMTEFSKEEYGIDLLKVEVPVSIYNIEGYEKYDNYDPVFSKEEAVNFYRTCSEKSLLPFIYLSGGVTNEQFIETLHFAKEAGAKFSGSLCGRAIWKDGVQPFAEEGKEAYCQWLETTGAENLSKVKRAIKDTATPWTEFVE; translated from the coding sequence ATGAAGTTAACACCAGGAAAAAAACGCGGTTTGGAATTAATCTCTGATGACGATCATGTTGTATTGGCAACTGCAATGGATCAGCGCGGTTCTTTAGGAAAAATGATTAAGTCGTTTAATGACAGCATTTCCTATGAAGACGGCTTAAGCCAATTTAAAGAAGGTGTCAGTGAAGTGCTCGGGAATCAGTCATCTTCCCTTTTGCTTGATCCGGAGTACGGCTGGAGTGCAGCAAGCAAATTAAACGATGACATTGGTCTGATTATGGCATATGAAAAAACCGGCTATGACGCTTCCGAAAAAGGCCGCCTTCCGAATTTAGTTGACGACTTTGCTGTACAGGATTTAGTTGAAAAAGGTGCAAGCGCACTGAAATTGCTCGTATATTATGATCACAAAGAAGAAGAAAAATACAACACGATTAAAAAAGCATTTATTAAGCGTGTTGGTGATGAATGTAAGCAAAACGACTTACTGTTCATTCTGGAACCCGTTTCTTACAGTGCAGAAGGCTTTGGCTCAAAAAGTGCTGAATTTGCCAAGAAAAAACCGGAAATTGTGGAATACTTCATGACGGAATTCTCCAAAGAGGAATACGGCATCGACCTGTTGAAGGTGGAAGTGCCGGTATCTATCTATAATATTGAAGGCTACGAGAAATATGATAACTACGATCCTGTATTCAGCAAAGAAGAGGCAGTAAACTTTTATCGGACATGCTCAGAAAAAAGCCTTCTGCCATTCATTTACTTGAGCGGTGGCGTAACCAATGAACAGTTCATTGAAACACTGCATTTTGCCAAAGAAGCCGGCGCTAAATTCAGTGGCAGCCTTTGTGGACGTGCCATCTGGAAAGACGGTGTTCAGCCATTTGCCGAAGAAGGTAAGGAAGCGTATTGTCAATGGCTTGAAACAACCGGTGCGGAAAATTTAAGTAAAGTGAAAAGAGCTATTAAAGATACAGCAACACCGTGGACAGAATTTGTTGAGTAG
- a CDS encoding Crp/Fnr family transcriptional regulator, with product MMNIEKVIQLIEENSHVYAILKNCPYRILKKWSIQDYQQGDIVLRQGETVDSFCIIVKGKANIYMMSESGKKYSQVIYQNGDFIGELEIFDHLPSACFVEALSDLTLIRIQADDFMDWIAVDTHMSQYFNRNLAKYLYNLSKKAGMDSLYSLRHRLCNYLINHMNPYQEGQFIVRMSRSQISDHLAVTSRSVNRVLYNWKEQGIVGIESDSIIILDIDQLNEEKENSLLE from the coding sequence ATGATGAATATTGAAAAGGTTATCCAATTAATAGAAGAGAATAGTCATGTTTATGCGATTTTGAAAAATTGTCCTTACCGGATTCTGAAGAAATGGTCGATTCAGGATTATCAGCAGGGGGATATTGTCCTCAGGCAGGGAGAAACCGTTGATAGTTTCTGCATCATTGTAAAGGGGAAAGCCAACATTTACATGATGTCAGAAAGTGGCAAGAAGTATTCGCAGGTAATCTATCAAAATGGTGATTTTATTGGGGAGCTTGAAATATTTGACCATTTGCCATCTGCCTGCTTTGTTGAGGCACTCTCTGACTTAACGTTAATTCGTATTCAGGCTGATGATTTTATGGATTGGATTGCAGTGGATACACATATGAGTCAATATTTCAATCGTAACCTGGCAAAATATCTATATAATTTATCCAAAAAGGCCGGCATGGACAGTTTATATTCGTTAAGGCATCGACTTTGTAATTATTTGATTAATCATATGAACCCGTATCAGGAAGGTCAATTTATCGTCAGGATGAGCAGGAGTCAGATCAGTGATCATCTGGCGGTTACATCCAGAAGCGTAAATCGTGTTCTGTATAATTGGAAGGAACAAGGTATTGTAGGTATTGAAAGCGATTCCATTATTATTTTGGATATTGACCAATTGAACGAGGAAAAAGAAAATAGTTTGCTGGAATAG
- a CDS encoding nucleoside phosphorylase — protein sequence MLQDVQPHIQLSRDLNVEYALLPGDPARVEKVKNQLTNAKDLVYNREYKSVIGYYKGVKVLVLSTGIGAPSAGIAVEELANIGVHTLIRIGSCGALKDNLELGDLVIATGAVRDEGLSKSYIDSIYPAVAGYELVFSLKKAVEEMQVGHHLGIVRSHDTFYTDQENEIDAFWSRKGILGSDMETAGLFVLGGLRGLRTASVLNVVVPSKGSLENGINNFVSGEGVTARGEQNQITAALEAIASIHK from the coding sequence ATGTTACAGGACGTTCAGCCCCATATACAGTTATCGAGAGACTTAAATGTAGAGTATGCATTATTGCCAGGGGATCCTGCCAGAGTAGAAAAAGTAAAGAATCAATTAACCAATGCGAAAGATTTAGTATATAATCGAGAATATAAAAGTGTAATAGGTTATTATAAAGGGGTAAAGGTTCTGGTGTTATCAACCGGGATTGGGGCACCGTCAGCAGGTATTGCAGTTGAGGAACTTGCCAACATCGGTGTGCACACGCTAATTCGGATTGGAAGCTGTGGTGCACTAAAGGACAACCTTGAACTCGGGGACTTGGTTATCGCAACAGGTGCAGTACGGGATGAGGGATTGTCAAAATCATATATTGATAGTATTTATCCGGCTGTAGCTGGTTATGAATTAGTTTTTTCCTTAAAAAAGGCGGTCGAAGAAATGCAGGTGGGGCACCATCTGGGTATTGTCAGAAGTCATGATACATTCTATACGGACCAGGAAAATGAGATTGATGCATTTTGGTCCCGCAAAGGTATACTTGGTTCTGACATGGAAACAGCCGGCCTGTTTGTATTAGGTGGTTTGCGAGGCTTACGGACTGCTTCAGTGTTAAATGTTGTTGTACCTTCAAAGGGAAGCCTTGAAAACGGTATCAATAATTTTGTTTCTGGAGAGGGTGTGACAGCCAGGGGAGAGCAAAACCAAATTACAGCAGCACTGGAAGCAATTGCTTCCATTCATAAATAA
- a CDS encoding ECF transporter S component — translation MSKRSMWSLNLSTAAIVLIPAAIGINYLGKLFAGLLKLPLWLDSIGTVLAGMLAGPIIGAASGIINNIIYGVTVDPISTVYAITSGVIGLGVGIMAYKGWIANIKKAIVIGLVVGFVAAIVSTPLNIIFWGGQTGNVWGDAFYAYLISMDLPVWLASFGDSIVVDVPDKVATVIIGYLIYKGLPNTLTNIYRSDDEIEEL, via the coding sequence ATGAGTAAAAGGAGTATGTGGTCATTGAATTTATCAACGGCAGCAATTGTGCTGATTCCGGCAGCGATTGGTATTAACTATCTTGGTAAATTGTTTGCCGGATTATTGAAACTGCCGCTTTGGCTTGATTCAATCGGGACAGTGCTTGCAGGTATGCTGGCCGGACCAATTATTGGAGCTGCATCAGGTATTATTAATAATATTATTTACGGGGTTACAGTGGATCCAATATCAACGGTCTATGCGATTACAAGTGGTGTTATTGGTCTCGGTGTTGGGATTATGGCTTATAAGGGATGGATTGCAAATATTAAAAAGGCGATTGTTATCGGTCTTGTGGTTGGTTTTGTTGCAGCAATCGTATCAACGCCATTGAATATTATTTTCTGGGGAGGACAAACCGGGAACGTATGGGGCGATGCGTTTTATGCGTATCTGATTTCCATGGACCTTCCAGTTTGGCTTGCATCATTCGGTGACAGCATTGTTGTTGATGTGCCAGACAAAGTAGCTACAGTTATTATTGGTTATTTGATTTATAAAGGATTGCCGAATACACTCACGAACATTTACCGCAGTGATGACGAAATAGAGGAATTATAA
- a CDS encoding energy-coupling factor transporter transmembrane component T family protein gives MSSMTLYVEKNSIIHNMDPLTKMIYVFVSIAATYIVPVHEFVLLVAAYSLLLLVIGKVFRKILPIIAISIILIISIIIVQGMFHPENETVLFSIGAITFYQEGLSYAALLTMRVINMLSAFGVLILTTKPDEMIERLIKKGMSPKIGYVFLSVLQIIPQMRATMGKITDAQRSRGMETEGNLLVRMKAFFPLIGPVVLNSLNDTRERAIALEMRGFNTKGKKTFLNESREYPYRKVMQLLLIAALIAAIVWRILL, from the coding sequence ATGAGCTCCATGACACTCTACGTTGAAAAAAATTCAATTATACACAATATGGACCCGTTGACAAAAATGATTTATGTTTTTGTTTCGATAGCGGCTACCTATATCGTGCCGGTGCATGAATTTGTGCTGCTGGTGGCAGCGTACAGTTTGCTGCTCCTTGTTATCGGAAAAGTATTCAGGAAAATACTGCCGATTATTGCGATCAGTATCATTTTGATTATTTCGATCATTATCGTTCAGGGGATGTTTCATCCGGAAAATGAAACCGTTCTATTTTCGATTGGGGCAATAACGTTTTATCAGGAAGGTCTGTCATACGCCGCACTGCTAACAATGCGGGTGATCAATATGCTGAGTGCGTTTGGCGTGCTTATTTTGACAACGAAGCCTGATGAGATGATCGAACGGCTGATTAAAAAAGGAATGTCGCCTAAAATTGGTTATGTATTTTTATCCGTGCTGCAAATCATCCCGCAAATGCGGGCGACGATGGGAAAAATAACCGATGCCCAGCGCTCCAGAGGGATGGAGACGGAGGGGAATCTGCTTGTCCGGATGAAGGCATTTTTCCCGTTAATCGGTCCTGTTGTGCTGAATTCACTTAATGATACCCGTGAACGAGCGATTGCCCTTGAAATGCGGGGCTTTAACACAAAAGGGAAAAAGACATTTTTAAATGAATCAAGGGAATACCCGTACCGAAAAGTAATGCAATTGTTATTGATTGCCGCACTTATTGCTGCGATTGTTTGGAGGATATTACTATGA
- a CDS encoding energy-coupling factor ABC transporter ATP-binding protein — protein sequence MSIIDVEGLKYKYPDTDKLVLNDISFKVEKGEFIGLIGRNTAGKSSLCFALTGLVPHFFKGAYGGKVLIDGMELKKQDIGEIAAKVGLVFENPFSQMTGSKFSVYEEIAFGLENMGVERKEMITRIDESLELLDITAIKDKNPFDLSGGQMQRVAIASVIAMRPDVLILDEPTSQLDPQGSAEVFKVVENLTKEGITIMMAEHKMEKISQYADKVLLLDDGKLIDYDTPANVFSRDDLLDHGIAAPVVTRVAKALGMKDSGTGAYPVTLSEISREKLVIKDD from the coding sequence ATGAGCATCATTGACGTGGAAGGCTTAAAATATAAATATCCGGATACAGATAAACTTGTTCTTAACGACATTTCGTTTAAGGTGGAAAAGGGTGAATTCATAGGGTTGATTGGGCGGAATACAGCAGGGAAATCCTCGCTGTGTTTCGCGCTGACAGGGCTTGTCCCGCATTTTTTTAAAGGAGCCTATGGCGGAAAGGTTCTGATTGACGGGATGGAACTGAAAAAACAGGATATTGGTGAAATTGCTGCCAAAGTTGGTCTTGTTTTTGAGAATCCATTCTCCCAGATGACCGGCTCCAAATTTTCCGTTTACGAGGAAATCGCTTTTGGTCTGGAAAACATGGGAGTCGAAAGGAAGGAAATGATTACCCGGATTGACGAGAGTCTGGAGCTGCTTGATATTACTGCAATTAAAGATAAAAATCCTTTTGATCTGTCAGGTGGGCAGATGCAGCGGGTTGCGATTGCCAGTGTTATTGCGATGCGGCCGGATGTCCTGATTCTTGATGAGCCTACTTCCCAATTGGATCCTCAGGGTTCAGCGGAAGTTTTTAAGGTTGTTGAGAATCTGACAAAGGAAGGCATCACTATCATGATGGCCGAACATAAGATGGAGAAGATTTCGCAATATGCGGACAAGGTATTGTTATTGGATGATGGGAAGTTGATCGACTATGACACGCCGGCAAATGTTTTTTCCAGAGATGATCTGCTGGACCATGGGATTGCTGCGCCCGTGGTTACCAGAGTTGCAAAAGCACTGGGGATGAAGGATTCAGGTACGGGAGCGTATCCTGTAACACTTTCGGAAATTTCCCGTGAAAAATTGGTGATTAAAGATGACTGA
- a CDS encoding energy-coupling factor ABC transporter ATP-binding protein: MTELRIDNLHFSYAEDVEVLKGIDLHLRDQTTAIVGQNGAGKTTFVKLLKGLLQPTEGRIQFNGKDTKDYTAAGLAEHIGMVFQNPNDQIFKTKVVSEVMFGPLNLGQSEQEAREKALAALKKVDLEHQKEKNPYDLSLSERKMISIASVLAMDTDVVIFDEPTMGQDFAGKEKIKEIIGELSGQGKLVLCILHDMDFAAETFERTIVFNQGSVLLDGATRDVFANQSVLEKAFLEQPYFTQIAKQLGLEGSYLTEGELVEELKEK; this comes from the coding sequence ATGACTGAGCTTCGAATAGATAATCTGCATTTTTCCTATGCAGAAGATGTAGAGGTCCTAAAAGGAATTGATTTGCATCTGAGGGATCAGACGACGGCAATTGTCGGCCAGAATGGTGCAGGAAAAACTACATTTGTAAAGCTGTTGAAAGGATTGCTGCAGCCGACTGAGGGTAGGATTCAGTTCAACGGTAAAGATACCAAGGACTATACAGCTGCAGGCCTGGCTGAACATATTGGCATGGTATTTCAAAATCCAAACGATCAGATTTTTAAAACTAAGGTGGTTAGTGAAGTAATGTTTGGGCCGCTGAATCTTGGACAGAGTGAACAGGAGGCTCGGGAAAAAGCGTTGGCGGCGCTTAAGAAAGTTGATCTCGAACATCAAAAGGAAAAGAATCCATATGATTTAAGTCTTTCGGAACGCAAGATGATTTCGATTGCATCGGTCCTGGCGATGGACACCGATGTCGTTATTTTTGATGAACCGACGATGGGACAGGATTTTGCCGGTAAGGAAAAGATTAAGGAGATCATAGGCGAGCTTAGCGGTCAGGGGAAACTTGTATTGTGTATTTTGCACGATATGGACTTTGCCGCCGAGACGTTTGAACGCACGATTGTTTTTAATCAGGGTAGTGTACTGCTTGATGGCGCGACAAGAGATGTTTTTGCGAATCAAAGTGTGCTTGAGAAGGCGTTTTTGGAGCAGCCTTATTTTACACAGATTGCTAAACAGCTTGGGCTGGAAGGCAGTTATTTGACTGAGGGTGAATTGGTTGAAGAATTGAAAGAAAAATAA
- a CDS encoding dipeptidase, with the protein MTNYPVFDGHNDTLLNLHLPKPGKERSFFKESEFGHIDLPRAQKGSFGGGFFAIFTPNENYHVEPENYITADGYDMPLPPPIDQAQALQFTNILAAKLFKLEKESDGNFKVVRTAEELSYCLKNNITAAIFHIEGAEAIDTDFNALHVLYKAGLRSLGIVWSRPNAFGEGVPFRYPSSPDIGGGLTDAGKELVRECNQLGIMLDTTHLNEKGFWDVAKITNAPIVATHSNVHKLSPISRNLTDKQLEAIAESKGVVGINYAINMLREDCGFDTDISLDEIVRHVACIAEKFGVDHVALGSDFDGTTVPDSLHDVTGLPKLVERLEAHGFNDEELRKITHGNWVRVLGDTWK; encoded by the coding sequence ATGACCAATTATCCAGTATTCGACGGACACAACGACACACTGTTAAACCTCCACTTGCCCAAACCAGGGAAGGAGCGGTCTTTTTTTAAAGAAAGCGAATTCGGGCACATTGACCTGCCAAGAGCTCAAAAGGGTTCGTTCGGTGGTGGTTTTTTTGCCATCTTTACACCAAACGAAAATTATCACGTGGAGCCTGAAAACTACATAACGGCAGATGGCTATGACATGCCACTACCACCGCCAATCGATCAGGCTCAGGCACTCCAGTTCACCAACATCCTTGCTGCAAAACTGTTCAAACTGGAAAAAGAATCAGATGGGAATTTCAAAGTGGTACGTACAGCAGAGGAATTATCTTATTGTCTGAAAAACAACATCACCGCTGCCATTTTCCATATTGAAGGTGCTGAAGCGATTGATACGGACTTTAATGCACTGCATGTACTTTATAAAGCGGGATTACGTTCGCTCGGAATTGTTTGGAGCCGCCCGAATGCATTTGGGGAAGGGGTGCCGTTTCGCTATCCATCATCACCAGATATTGGCGGCGGTCTCACTGATGCGGGAAAGGAACTTGTCCGTGAATGCAACCAGCTTGGCATCATGCTCGACACAACACACCTGAATGAAAAAGGATTTTGGGATGTCGCAAAAATTACTAATGCTCCGATTGTCGCAACCCATTCCAATGTACATAAGCTCAGCCCAATCTCACGCAATTTAACCGACAAACAACTGGAAGCCATTGCAGAATCAAAAGGTGTTGTCGGCATCAACTATGCGATTAACATGCTGCGGGAAGACTGTGGATTTGATACGGATATTTCACTGGATGAAATCGTCCGCCACGTTGCCTGCATCGCTGAAAAATTCGGTGTGGACCACGTAGCACTGGGGTCCGATTTTGACGGCACGACCGTTCCCGATTCACTTCATGACGTAACCGGTCTGCCAAAACTTGTTGAACGATTAGAGGCACATGGATTTAATGACGAGGAATTACGTAAGATTACTCATGGAAACTGGGTACGGGTTTTAGGAGATACGTGGAAATAA
- a CDS encoding aldo/keto reductase: MINNIQDTVTLNNGVKMPGFGLGVYKVEDGDTVVQSVKAALKHGYRSIDTASFYDNETGVGRGIKESGVPREELFVTSKVWNDQQGYENTLKAFDESLDKLGLEYLDLYLIHWPVKDKYKETWRALEKLYDEGKVRAIGVSNFHVHHLQDLMADSNVKPVIDQVEYHPHLTQTEVKAFCEKENIQLEAWSPLKKGRILDDPTISGLAEKYGKSPAQVILRWGVQNNVVLIPKSVNEHRIVENADIFDFALTDEEMKQISGLNKNERTGTNPDSFDE, encoded by the coding sequence ATGATAAATAATATTCAGGATACCGTAACATTGAATAATGGTGTGAAGATGCCCGGATTTGGCCTGGGTGTTTACAAGGTTGAAGACGGGGATACGGTGGTTCAATCGGTGAAAGCGGCATTGAAACATGGCTACAGGAGCATTGATACGGCTTCTTTTTATGATAATGAAACTGGTGTCGGCCGGGGAATAAAGGAGTCCGGTGTGCCAAGAGAAGAACTATTTGTTACTTCCAAAGTTTGGAATGACCAGCAGGGATATGAAAATACGCTGAAGGCATTCGATGAAAGTCTAGATAAGCTTGGGTTGGAATACCTTGATCTTTATTTGATTCATTGGCCGGTGAAAGACAAGTATAAAGAAACATGGCGAGCGCTTGAAAAGTTATATGATGAAGGGAAAGTCAGGGCGATTGGAGTCAGCAATTTCCATGTACATCATCTGCAGGATCTGATGGCTGACAGTAATGTGAAGCCGGTGATTGATCAGGTGGAATACCATCCGCATCTCACGCAGACTGAAGTAAAGGCCTTTTGTGAAAAAGAAAATATCCAGCTGGAGGCGTGGTCACCGCTTAAAAAAGGACGCATATTGGACGACCCGACAATTTCAGGTCTAGCTGAGAAATACGGCAAGTCACCTGCCCAGGTTATTTTGCGATGGGGTGTTCAAAATAATGTCGTGTTGATTCCTAAATCGGTAAATGAACATCGAATTGTTGAAAATGCGGATATATTTGATTTTGCGTTGACTGATGAAGAGATGAAGCAGATCAGTGGATTGAATAAGAATGAGCGGACCGGTACGAATCCGGATAGTTTTGATGAATGA
- a CDS encoding flavodoxin domain-containing protein: MAKILVVYTSLTGSTEMMAEAIIDHMEQGGHDVTMKTFDFDPIEAEEMKNFDGIMIGSYSWDDDIPFEVDSFHDDMDEVNLTGKLVGVFGSCDSYYDIYGPALDTMATKAEQQGAKIYEEKLKIELEPDDKDIEHCKNFADGFLEELGK; this comes from the coding sequence GTGGCAAAAATCCTGGTAGTATATACAAGTCTAACCGGCAGCACCGAAATGATGGCAGAAGCAATTATCGACCACATGGAACAAGGCGGTCATGACGTTACAATGAAAACATTTGATTTTGACCCGATTGAAGCAGAAGAAATGAAAAACTTCGACGGGATTATGATAGGTTCTTATTCATGGGATGACGATATTCCGTTTGAAGTGGACAGCTTCCACGACGACATGGATGAGGTGAACCTAACCGGAAAGCTGGTTGGCGTATTCGGCTCATGCGATTCCTATTATGATATATACGGCCCGGCCCTTGACACAATGGCTACAAAAGCAGAGCAGCAAGGCGCAAAAATATATGAAGAAAAACTGAAAATTGAGCTTGAGCCTGACGATAAGGATATCGAGCACTGCAAGAATTTTGCGGATGGATTTTTAGAGGAATTGGGAAAATAA